The following are encoded in a window of Flavobacteriales bacterium genomic DNA:
- a CDS encoding efflux RND transporter periplasmic adaptor subunit, with protein MKRHIPSIPFLAALLMAGCGAPAPQEENHSAHADEHAHDDEVVLDSAQMATLGITTVTAQMREMEGHLRLTGRVMASPVSKAQLTSPIGAKVVAVMVDEGDHVRKGQPLVALTDMAFIRMQEEYLTVAAESKRTAAELERQRTLMEGEATARKTLEQAGSDAAQLDARRNSLAAQLRLMGADPDRLAQDGIAERFTLRSPIDGRVNGIRVFLDGRVEPTTVLLEVIDLDHFHVHLNAYERDLALLKEGVEFDFHVMNLPGRTFRGDIFSIGRTFDADGRSIPVHAHVEEGSEQLVEGMSVAAMIPAGGAELLAVPDAAMQRSGDMGYLFLLLDDTPGHTVFQRIPVVPGVSRGGWTAFTPDGPIPQGALFAAGGVFYLWSMLEGADGHDH; from the coding sequence ATGAAACGCCACATTCCATCCATTCCCTTCCTTGCTGCCCTGCTGATGGCGGGATGTGGAGCCCCTGCGCCGCAGGAGGAGAACCACAGCGCCCACGCGGATGAGCACGCCCACGACGATGAGGTGGTGCTGGACTCCGCTCAGATGGCCACGCTCGGCATCACCACCGTCACCGCCCAAATGCGCGAGATGGAAGGCCACCTGCGTCTTACAGGCCGCGTGATGGCCTCGCCGGTGAGCAAGGCCCAACTCACCAGTCCCATTGGCGCCAAGGTGGTGGCGGTGATGGTGGACGAAGGCGACCATGTGCGCAAGGGGCAGCCGCTGGTGGCGCTCACCGACATGGCCTTCATCCGCATGCAGGAGGAGTACCTCACCGTGGCGGCCGAGAGCAAGCGTACCGCTGCGGAGCTGGAGCGCCAACGCACCCTGATGGAAGGGGAGGCCACCGCGCGCAAAACGCTTGAACAGGCCGGCAGTGATGCGGCACAGCTCGATGCGCGGCGCAATTCACTGGCTGCGCAGCTTCGGTTGATGGGCGCCGACCCCGACCGTCTGGCGCAGGACGGCATAGCCGAGCGCTTCACGCTGCGCAGTCCCATCGATGGGCGCGTGAACGGCATCCGCGTCTTCCTCGACGGCCGCGTGGAGCCCACCACCGTACTGCTGGAGGTGATCGACCTGGACCACTTCCACGTGCACCTCAACGCCTACGAGCGCGACCTGGCCCTGCTGAAGGAAGGTGTGGAGTTCGATTTCCACGTGATGAACCTTCCGGGCCGCACCTTTCGGGGCGACATCTTCAGCATTGGCCGCACTTTCGATGCCGACGGGCGCAGCATACCGGTGCATGCCCACGTGGAGGAAGGCAGCGAGCAACTGGTGGAAGGCATGAGCGTGGCGGCCATGATCCCCGCAGGAGGCGCGGAGCTACTGGCAGTGCCCGATGCGGCGATGCAACGCAGCGGCGACATGGGCTACCTCTTCCTGCTGTTGGACGACACGCCCGGGCATACCGTGTTCCAGCGTATCCCCGTGGTGCCGGGCGTCAGCCGGGGGGGATGGACGGCGTTCACCCCGGACGGACCGATCCCACAGGGAGCGCTGTTCGCGGCAGGCGGTGTGTTCTACCTGTGGAGCATGCTGGAGGGTGCGGACGGGCATGACCATTGA
- a CDS encoding MBOAT family protein, giving the protein MLFNSFAFLVFLPVVFVAYWWLFAGRVRARNLFLLGASWFFYGWWDWRFLGLIIVSSLADFLIGPAIHRSGDPRHRRWLLVLSIAINLGILGFFKYFNFFIGGFAALLETIGLQAHLPVLRIVLPVGISFYTFQTLSYTIDIHRGLIRPTRDAPAFFAFVAFFPQLVAGPIERARDLLPQFGSIRRFDLDSARDGLRQMLWGFFKKIAIADTCAPIVNDIFAGAPADTPGITLFFGAFFFAFQIYGDFSGYSDMAIGMARLFGFNLSRNFAYPYFSRGIGEFWRRWHITLSSWFRDYVYIPLGGWRGRGGRMRNILVTFAVSGLWHGANWNFIGWGTLHGLYHAPAVWSDRRSHRDDAVLRDLPRILGTFLLVTLTWVFFRATGMEHAVSYLQHMAVNVALHPGALLLHLVRPELFMIAAMLIVEWRARHHPHALVILPASTPFRWAIYLLILTVILLHLDLHTSREFIYFQF; this is encoded by the coding sequence ATGCTGTTCAACTCCTTCGCCTTTCTGGTCTTTCTGCCGGTGGTCTTTGTGGCCTACTGGTGGTTGTTCGCGGGGAGGGTCCGGGCGCGCAACCTCTTCCTGCTCGGCGCAAGCTGGTTCTTCTATGGCTGGTGGGATTGGCGATTCCTGGGATTGATCATCGTGAGCTCGCTGGCCGACTTCCTCATCGGGCCGGCCATCCACCGCAGCGGCGATCCACGCCACCGCCGCTGGCTGCTTGTCCTGAGCATCGCCATCAACCTCGGCATCCTCGGCTTCTTCAAGTACTTCAATTTCTTCATCGGCGGTTTCGCAGCGCTACTCGAAACGATCGGCCTGCAGGCGCACCTGCCCGTGCTAAGGATCGTGCTACCCGTGGGGATCAGCTTCTACACCTTCCAAACGCTCAGCTACACCATCGACATCCACCGCGGGCTGATACGCCCCACGCGTGATGCACCGGCCTTTTTCGCCTTCGTGGCCTTCTTCCCACAGCTGGTGGCGGGCCCCATCGAGCGCGCGCGCGATCTGTTGCCGCAGTTCGGGTCGATCCGGCGCTTCGATCTCGACAGCGCCCGCGACGGACTGCGACAGATGCTCTGGGGCTTCTTCAAGAAGATCGCGATCGCCGACACCTGCGCGCCGATCGTCAACGACATTTTCGCGGGCGCCCCGGCCGACACGCCCGGCATCACGCTCTTTTTCGGCGCCTTCTTCTTCGCCTTCCAGATCTACGGTGACTTCAGCGGCTACTCGGACATGGCCATCGGCATGGCGCGCCTCTTCGGCTTCAACCTCAGCCGCAACTTCGCCTATCCCTATTTCAGCCGCGGCATCGGCGAGTTCTGGCGCCGCTGGCACATCACGCTCAGCTCGTGGTTCCGCGACTATGTGTACATCCCGCTCGGTGGCTGGCGCGGACGTGGTGGCCGCATGCGCAACATCCTGGTCACCTTCGCCGTGAGCGGCCTGTGGCATGGCGCCAACTGGAACTTCATCGGCTGGGGAACGCTGCATGGCCTCTACCATGCGCCCGCCGTTTGGTCCGATCGCCGCTCGCACCGCGACGACGCCGTGCTGCGCGATCTGCCACGCATCCTCGGCACCTTCCTGCTCGTCACGCTCACGTGGGTCTTCTTCCGCGCCACGGGCATGGAACACGCCGTCTCCTATCTCCAGCACATGGCGGTGAACGTGGCGCTCCATCCGGGCGCGCTGCTGTTGCATCTGGTGCGGCCCGAGTTGTTCATGATCGCCGCGATGCTGATCGTGGAATGGCGTGCTCGACATCATCCGCATGCGCTGGTCATCCTGCCTGCTTCGACGCCGTTCCGTTGGGCCATTTATCTGCTCATTCTGACCGTCATCCTCCTCCACCTGGATCTTCATACGAGCCGTGAGTTCATCTACTTCCAATTCTGA
- a CDS encoding septum formation initiator family protein, with protein MEKLLARIPRPLRNRYGIAALGLLVWIAVFDRNDLWSNWKNMRELDRMEDQKAWYRAEIERTREQLHELDSDRELLEKFARERYLMKRDNEDIFVLVAPQER; from the coding sequence ATGGAAAAGCTGCTTGCCAGGATCCCCCGGCCCTTGCGGAACCGCTACGGCATCGCGGCCCTGGGCCTGCTGGTCTGGATCGCCGTTTTCGACCGCAACGATCTGTGGTCCAATTGGAAGAACATGCGCGAGCTGGACCGGATGGAGGACCAGAAGGCCTGGTACCGGGCGGAGATCGAACGCACACGCGAGCAACTGCACGAACTGGACAGCGACCGCGAACTGCTGGAGAAGTTCGCCCGCGAGCGTTACCTGATGAAGCGCGACAACGAGGACATCTTCGTGCTGGTGGCGCCCCAGGAGCGCTGA
- a CDS encoding metallophosphoesterase family protein: MMRIGLLSDTHGWLDPRLEEHFAACDEIWHAGDIGGAAVAVELARWKPLRAVWGNIDGTDLRKAWPEHQRFTVEGVRVWITHIGGRPPRYDRAVIDELRRDPPGLFICGHSHILLVKHDPALGCLYMNPGAAGHHGWHKVRTALRFTLAEGRPKDLEVIELGPRGGR; this comes from the coding sequence ATCATGCGCATCGGTCTCCTCTCCGACACCCACGGCTGGCTCGACCCCCGGCTGGAGGAGCACTTCGCGGCCTGCGATGAGATCTGGCATGCGGGCGACATTGGCGGCGCGGCCGTGGCGGTCGAACTGGCACGCTGGAAACCGCTGCGGGCCGTGTGGGGGAACATCGATGGCACGGACCTGCGCAAGGCCTGGCCTGAGCACCAACGTTTCACGGTGGAAGGTGTCCGCGTCTGGATCACCCACATCGGTGGCCGGCCACCGCGCTACGACCGCGCGGTGATCGACGAACTGCGCCGCGACCCACCCGGCCTCTTCATCTGTGGGCACTCGCACATCCTGCTGGTGAAGCACGATCCCGCCCTCGGCTGCCTGTACATGAACCCCGGTGCGGCGGGCCACCACGGCTGGCACAAGGTGCGCACAGCCCTGCGCTTCACCCTGGCGGAAGGTCGGCCCAAGGACCTGGAGGTGATCGAGTTGGGACCGCGTGGCGGCCGATGA
- the truA gene encoding tRNA pseudouridine(38-40) synthase TruA translates to MPRYFLELAFNGTAYKGWQFQPAAPSVQAELERALRFALHLEKVNAVGCGRTDTGVHASRYYAHFDVPDDRSLGERFAYSLNSLLPGDIAVYRTIPVADDAHARFSATERGYAYRIHREKDPFLQDRSHPLRPTLDVEAMNTACQVLIGRQDFSSFCKAGSDVKTMICDVRQAEWATRPNGYLFRIKADRFLRNMVRAIVGTSLRIGKGLATPEHMGTVLAARDRQAAGRAASACGLYLEHVVYPFIDTATGPLNTGLAT, encoded by the coding sequence ATGCCCCGCTACTTCCTTGAACTCGCCTTCAACGGCACGGCTTACAAGGGCTGGCAGTTCCAGCCGGCGGCGCCCAGCGTGCAGGCCGAGCTGGAGCGTGCCCTGCGTTTCGCGCTGCATTTGGAGAAGGTGAACGCGGTGGGCTGCGGACGGACGGATACCGGGGTGCATGCGTCGCGCTACTATGCGCACTTCGATGTGCCTGACGACCGCAGCTTGGGCGAGCGCTTCGCCTACAGCCTGAACAGCCTGCTGCCGGGGGATATCGCCGTGTACCGCACCATCCCCGTGGCCGACGACGCGCATGCGCGGTTCAGCGCCACCGAGCGCGGCTACGCCTACCGCATCCACCGGGAGAAGGATCCCTTTTTGCAGGACCGCTCGCATCCGTTGCGTCCCACGCTGGACGTGGAGGCCATGAACACGGCCTGCCAGGTGCTGATCGGCCGTCAGGATTTCAGCAGCTTCTGCAAGGCGGGCAGTGATGTGAAGACGATGATCTGCGATGTACGGCAGGCGGAATGGGCCACGAGGCCCAACGGCTACCTCTTCCGCATCAAGGCCGATCGCTTCCTGCGCAACATGGTGCGCGCCATCGTGGGCACGAGCCTTCGCATTGGCAAGGGCTTGGCCACGCCGGAGCACATGGGCACCGTGCTCGCCGCGCGCGACCGCCAGGCGGCAGGGCGGGCCGCTTCCGCTTGCGGCCTCTACCTGGAACACGTCGTCTATCCATTCATCGACACGGCGACCGGGCCGCTCAACACCGGGCTGGCCACATGA
- a CDS encoding ABC transporter ATP-binding protein — MSNAAATTATTSPASTSAQGKAFDGALFRRVFAFTGPYRLTFWITFTLTIVLAGLGVVRPLIMGRMIDDHAMTGDAQGLLHAALIVCGLLVVETIIQFYQAYWTSWLGQAVTFDLRQKLYARIMGFKLRWFDRTPIGTLVTRVVSDIETIDQIFSQGLLLILGDLLKLAVVVVAMFVWNWELALLSMVPIPLLLWSTNIFKNSIRKSFQDVRTQVARLNAFVQEHIQGMSVVQLFGRERQEYEKFQAINREHRKAHIRSVLAYSIFFPVVEILSAISLAFLVWWGVKDVLGGGATVGDIFIFIFFINMLFRPIRQLADRFNVLQMGMVGSERVFKVLDTEAGIADRGTLGTEDLRGDIAFEGLWFAYAEDDFVLKDVSFSVRAGEMVALVGATGSGKSSIINVLSRAYDHQRGRVTLDGRDIRDYRLADLRRSIAVVLQDVFLFSDTVHHNITLNDPAITREDVIAAAQEVGAHDFIMRLPKGYDTEVRERGGILSTGQRQLIAFIRAAVHRPKVLVLDEATSSVDSTSEQLIQQATERLTKGRTSIVIAHRLSTVQGADRILVLDAGRIVESGDHQELLAQNGRYRKLYDLQFR, encoded by the coding sequence ATGAGCAACGCCGCCGCCACCACCGCCACCACGTCGCCCGCATCCACCAGCGCGCAGGGCAAGGCATTCGACGGCGCGCTCTTCCGCCGCGTCTTCGCCTTCACCGGGCCCTACCGCCTCACGTTCTGGATCACCTTCACGCTCACCATTGTGCTGGCGGGCCTTGGCGTGGTGCGCCCGTTGATCATGGGCCGTATGATCGACGACCACGCCATGACCGGTGACGCGCAGGGCCTGCTGCATGCCGCCTTGATCGTCTGCGGCCTTCTGGTGGTCGAGACCATCATCCAGTTCTACCAGGCCTACTGGACCAGCTGGCTCGGCCAGGCCGTCACCTTCGACCTGCGGCAGAAGCTCTACGCGCGGATCATGGGCTTCAAGCTCCGCTGGTTCGACCGCACGCCCATCGGCACACTGGTGACCCGCGTGGTGAGCGACATCGAGACCATCGACCAGATCTTCTCCCAGGGCCTGCTGCTGATACTGGGCGACCTGCTGAAACTGGCCGTGGTGGTGGTGGCCATGTTCGTATGGAACTGGGAGCTGGCGCTGCTGAGCATGGTGCCCATACCGCTGTTGCTATGGTCCACCAACATCTTCAAGAACAGCATCCGCAAGAGCTTCCAGGATGTGCGCACCCAGGTGGCCCGTTTGAACGCTTTCGTGCAGGAGCACATCCAGGGCATGTCCGTGGTGCAGCTATTCGGCCGTGAGCGGCAGGAGTACGAGAAGTTCCAGGCGATCAACCGCGAACACCGCAAGGCGCACATCCGCAGTGTGCTCGCCTACAGCATCTTCTTCCCGGTGGTGGAGATCCTCAGTGCCATTTCGCTCGCCTTCCTGGTGTGGTGGGGTGTGAAGGATGTGCTGGGCGGTGGCGCCACGGTGGGCGACATCTTCATCTTCATCTTCTTCATCAACATGCTCTTCCGGCCCATCCGTCAGTTGGCCGACCGGTTCAATGTGCTGCAGATGGGCATGGTGGGCAGCGAGCGCGTCTTCAAGGTGCTGGACACCGAGGCCGGCATCGCCGATCGCGGTACGCTGGGCACGGAGGACCTGCGCGGCGACATCGCCTTCGAGGGGCTCTGGTTCGCTTATGCGGAGGACGACTTCGTGCTGAAGGACGTGAGTTTCTCCGTGCGGGCAGGGGAGATGGTGGCCCTGGTGGGCGCGACGGGGTCTGGCAAGAGCTCCATCATCAACGTGTTGAGCCGGGCCTACGACCACCAACGCGGGCGTGTGACGCTGGACGGGCGCGACATCCGCGACTACCGGCTGGCCGACCTGCGCCGCAGCATCGCCGTGGTGCTGCAGGACGTGTTCCTCTTCAGCGACACGGTCCACCACAACATCACGCTGAACGACCCCGCCATCACCCGCGAGGATGTGATCGCGGCAGCCCAGGAGGTGGGTGCGCATGACTTCATCATGCGGCTTCCGAAGGGCTATGACACGGAGGTGCGTGAGCGGGGGGGCATCCTCAGCACCGGACAGCGGCAGCTGATCGCCTTCATCCGCGCGGCAGTGCACCGCCCCAAGGTGCTGGTGTTGGACGAGGCCACCAGCAGCGTGGACAGCACCAGCGAGCAGCTCATCCAGCAGGCCACCGAGCGGCTCACGAAGGGGCGCACCAGCATCGTCATCGCCCACCGCCTCAGCACCGTGCAGGGCGCCGACCGGATACTGGTGCTCGATGCGGGCCGTATCGTGGAGTCGGGCGACCACCAGGAGCTGCTGGCCCAGAACGGCCGCTACCGCAAGCTGTACGATCTGCAGTTCCGGTAG
- a CDS encoding PKD domain-containing protein — protein MLFAPASEAAPIKGLPEDVIAGQGAFLENRGQWDDPSLFRAAHGDLHVFMERDAITLSWVSAGGPDGHAGCPKQGAIPSPSHVKGHAWRMRFQGASPDVLVAGERPGQARYHFIKGQDPQRWASHVRSYEAVRYQGLWDGVDMLFHQNGTGFKYDVLLARADQVGVVGFLYEGHDGIFLDAEGRLTIVTSMGELMEMAPVAWYADGRREAVPCRFTLVGDQVGFAFAPGVDPARPVVIDPQLLACTLSGMTQFWTGTVRAVSATHDAMGNPIMCGYTASLFFPVTLGAFGQTSNNVIGDPEWAYDIVIGKYSADGTQLLFGTYLGGTGTDLPIAMRVAPDGELILYANTASHDYPVTPNAFDPSFNGVGDMAITRFTQDGSGLVGSTYVGSGNVNGYNSLVFEYQDNHQGDLKLDAQGRIWVVGATLGASFPTTPGAYQPPFMNFQNGVIFCMSPDLSTMVHGAYLGTLSADMIHDIAFNAAGEPYVCGATMGALPTTPGAYQPVNQGGVDGFVVHFSADLSTILHATYVGTPAWDEANFIVIDNAGDVYLHGMSSGVQMELHPADIHHHADGTNFFMKLDASLSTRIFSSRVHPPLSDGNGNIFPPIPVAFDVDLCGRLMSTIIFARPDLEVTPDALWSTGGLYVSVYAPNMAGLAQATYLQGSNHAYGGRARYDEDGVLYLAACNDVIPFGVFPTTPGAFGPALLTVYGEGGIYKLRMDEVTIPPQPYASPTVVCVNDTVQFGQLGVGVMAVWDFGDGSPTQTSVGTWHVYDAPGAYQIAFITMGDGICDHGDTIFLAVQVHAPVALSAAFDLATDFCAGLQVDAVADDVPDVLHAWSTGDGAEYEGPVLSHVYQAAGGYWITHVVISTGVCASSDTAQQWVTVEPGVLVAAAFDVELTTDCSGVLFVATDASTGMAPVHSWDMGDGTLLQTASVEHLFAVPGSFTITLFVTDSLSCNLADTAQYVLAVPDVTVLEAGFTWELVPGCGQVTVIASDSSIGVAPVILWTTSDGASYTTTDITHVFTEAGAHTLTLTVSDPLGCAPPSSLELPVLVEPEAVPQAAFAAQQVGNCAMLTVGIVDMSTAASWAIATWHMGDGTTYEQAPELHTYANAGSYVITLSLVDPLCGTSAQTQTTVIMEGAIHVVIEGDPVLCPGATNEMMAVAEEGAFTWSGGQSGPSIWVDSPGTYTVTVVTPLCQGNASLTVTEPPRLALGDTLDACPGRAVHMASNIAGQEALWSNGATGLSTHILTPGDHWLTLVDAWGCLQSDTIHLRVIEDDGAVYVPNAFTPDGDGLNDHFAVFGATGLLREIEVFDRWGHPLWHARGEGHQWDGTTRSVALPAGVYVYRIRYDHPCEAGGRERYGHVTLVR, from the coding sequence ATGCTGTTCGCTCCGGCGTCGGAAGCCGCGCCGATCAAGGGACTTCCGGAGGATGTGATCGCCGGGCAAGGTGCCTTCCTGGAGAACAGGGGCCAGTGGGACGATCCATCGCTGTTCAGAGCAGCCCACGGTGACCTGCATGTTTTCATGGAGCGCGATGCGATCACATTGTCGTGGGTGAGCGCAGGCGGTCCGGACGGCCATGCGGGATGTCCGAAGCAAGGTGCCATTCCATCGCCGAGCCACGTGAAAGGCCACGCCTGGCGCATGCGGTTCCAGGGTGCATCACCGGATGTGCTCGTGGCGGGGGAGCGGCCGGGCCAGGCACGATACCATTTCATCAAGGGGCAGGATCCACAGCGCTGGGCCTCGCATGTCAGGTCCTATGAGGCGGTGCGTTACCAGGGGCTGTGGGACGGTGTGGATATGCTGTTCCACCAGAACGGTACGGGTTTCAAGTACGATGTGCTACTTGCCCGGGCGGACCAAGTGGGCGTGGTGGGCTTCCTGTATGAGGGACATGACGGGATCTTCCTCGATGCCGAGGGCAGGTTGACCATTGTGACCTCCATGGGTGAATTGATGGAGATGGCGCCTGTGGCGTGGTATGCCGATGGCCGCAGGGAGGCCGTGCCATGCCGGTTCACATTGGTGGGCGACCAGGTGGGTTTCGCATTCGCACCGGGTGTGGATCCGGCCCGCCCGGTGGTCATCGATCCGCAGTTGCTCGCATGCACCCTTTCCGGTATGACCCAGTTCTGGACCGGGACGGTCAGGGCCGTTAGCGCCACCCATGACGCCATGGGCAACCCGATCATGTGCGGATACACGGCATCACTGTTCTTCCCGGTCACCCTTGGTGCCTTCGGGCAGACCTCGAACAATGTCATCGGGGATCCCGAGTGGGCATACGATATCGTCATCGGCAAGTACTCCGCCGATGGAACGCAGTTGTTGTTCGGCACATACCTGGGCGGTACGGGCACGGACCTTCCCATAGCCATGCGTGTCGCGCCGGATGGCGAGTTGATCCTTTATGCCAATACTGCATCACACGACTACCCCGTAACGCCGAATGCGTTCGACCCTTCCTTCAACGGAGTGGGGGACATGGCCATCACACGCTTCACCCAGGATGGGTCCGGGCTGGTCGGCTCCACGTACGTGGGATCCGGAAATGTGAATGGGTACAATTCATTGGTCTTCGAGTATCAGGACAATCACCAGGGAGATCTCAAGCTTGATGCTCAGGGGCGGATCTGGGTGGTGGGGGCCACGCTCGGTGCTTCGTTCCCCACCACGCCGGGGGCCTACCAGCCACCGTTCATGAACTTCCAGAACGGTGTCATCTTCTGCATGTCGCCCGATCTCTCCACCATGGTCCACGGCGCCTACCTGGGCACATTGAGCGCGGACATGATCCACGATATCGCCTTCAACGCCGCAGGTGAACCCTACGTGTGTGGTGCGACCATGGGAGCATTGCCCACCACCCCCGGTGCCTACCAGCCCGTGAACCAGGGCGGCGTGGATGGGTTTGTGGTGCATTTCAGCGCCGATCTCTCCACCATTCTCCATGCCACCTACGTGGGTACTCCGGCCTGGGACGAGGCCAATTTCATCGTGATCGACAATGCTGGTGACGTCTATCTGCATGGTATGTCATCGGGGGTGCAAATGGAGCTTCATCCCGCGGATATCCATCACCATGCGGATGGCACCAACTTCTTCATGAAACTCGATGCCAGCCTTTCCACGCGCATCTTCAGTTCCAGGGTGCATCCACCCCTTTCGGATGGCAACGGCAACATTTTTCCACCCATTCCGGTGGCTTTTGATGTGGACCTCTGTGGGCGGTTGATGAGTACCATCATTTTCGCCAGGCCCGATCTGGAAGTGACCCCCGATGCCCTCTGGTCCACGGGTGGTCTGTACGTGTCGGTGTATGCGCCCAACATGGCGGGCTTGGCGCAGGCTACGTACCTGCAAGGCTCCAACCATGCCTATGGCGGGCGGGCGCGCTATGATGAGGACGGTGTGCTCTATCTCGCCGCTTGCAATGATGTGATCCCCTTCGGAGTATTTCCCACCACCCCCGGGGCTTTCGGGCCGGCACTCTTGACCGTTTATGGGGAAGGTGGGATCTACAAGCTGCGCATGGACGAAGTGACCATTCCGCCACAGCCCTATGCATCACCCACAGTCGTCTGTGTGAACGACACGGTGCAGTTCGGTCAGCTTGGTGTGGGAGTAATGGCCGTATGGGACTTTGGTGACGGCAGCCCGACGCAGACCTCCGTGGGGACCTGGCATGTGTATGATGCGCCCGGGGCTTACCAGATCGCCTTCATCACCATGGGCGATGGCATCTGCGACCATGGGGACACCATCTTCCTGGCCGTACAAGTACATGCCCCGGTCGCGCTATCGGCCGCGTTCGATCTGGCAACCGACTTCTGCGCAGGACTTCAGGTGGATGCCGTGGCGGATGATGTCCCGGATGTGCTGCACGCGTGGTCCACGGGCGATGGTGCGGAATATGAAGGACCGGTGCTGAGCCATGTGTACCAAGCGGCAGGCGGCTACTGGATCACGCATGTGGTGATCTCCACGGGAGTGTGCGCCTCCTCGGATACGGCGCAGCAGTGGGTCACGGTGGAACCGGGTGTCTTGGTCGCAGCCGCGTTCGATGTGGAATTGACCACGGATTGCAGCGGGGTGCTCTTTGTGGCAACGGATGCAAGCACTGGTATGGCACCGGTCCATTCCTGGGACATGGGCGATGGAACGCTGCTGCAAACGGCTTCTGTAGAGCACCTCTTCGCGGTACCCGGTTCGTTCACCATCACGCTGTTCGTTACGGACAGCCTGTCATGCAACCTCGCCGATACGGCCCAATATGTTCTGGCCGTGCCGGATGTGACCGTGCTGGAAGCCGGCTTCACATGGGAGTTGGTGCCGGGCTGCGGCCAGGTCACCGTGATCGCTTCCGATTCCAGCATCGGGGTGGCGCCTGTGATCCTCTGGACCACCAGCGATGGTGCCAGCTACACCACAACGGACATCACCCATGTCTTCACGGAAGCCGGTGCGCATACGCTGACCCTGACCGTGAGCGACCCCTTGGGTTGTGCGCCACCTTCGAGCTTGGAACTGCCCGTGCTGGTGGAGCCGGAGGCCGTGCCCCAGGCGGCATTCGCCGCGCAGCAGGTGGGCAATTGCGCCATGCTCACGGTGGGTATCGTGGATATGAGCACCGCAGCTTCTTGGGCCATCGCCACCTGGCACATGGGCGATGGCACCACCTATGAACAGGCTCCGGAGTTACACACCTACGCCAATGCGGGTTCTTATGTGATCACCTTGTCGCTGGTGGACCCCTTGTGTGGCACTTCCGCCCAGACACAAACAACGGTGATCATGGAGGGCGCCATCCATGTGGTGATCGAAGGCGATCCGGTGTTGTGCCCCGGTGCCACCAATGAAATGATGGCCGTGGCGGAGGAGGGGGCCTTCACCTGGTCCGGCGGTCAGTCTGGCCCTTCCATCTGGGTCGATTCCCCCGGCACCTATACGGTCACGGTGGTCACGCCACTGTGCCAAGGGAACGCATCACTCACCGTTACAGAGCCGCCCCGGCTGGCTTTGGGCGACACGCTGGATGCCTGCCCTGGCAGGGCGGTACATATGGCCTCCAACATCGCCGGCCAGGAAGCGCTTTGGAGCAACGGGGCCACCGGCCTGTCCACCCATATCCTTACGCCCGGCGACCATTGGCTCACCCTCGTGGATGCATGGGGATGCCTGCAGTCGGATACCATCCACCTGCGCGTTATCGAGGACGATGGCGCGGTATACGTGCCCAATGCCTTCACGCCCGACGGGGACGGGTTGAACGACCATTTCGCGGTATTCGGTGCCACAGGGTTGTTGCGGGAGATCGAGGTCTTCGACCGCTGGGGCCACCCCTTGTGGCACGCCAGGGGGGAGGGGCACCAGTGGGACGGGACCACCCGCAGTGTGGCGCTGCCGGCCGGTGTGTATGTGTATCGCATCCGGTACGACCATCCGTGCGAGGCCGGTGGACGCGAGCGCTATGGGCATGTGACCCTGGTGCGGTGA